A stretch of Arachis hypogaea cultivar Tifrunner chromosome 15, arahy.Tifrunner.gnm2.J5K5, whole genome shotgun sequence DNA encodes these proteins:
- the LOC112748976 gene encoding uncharacterized protein, whose protein sequence is MDPITNFLESSKLPSDEKLANTIKREAAKYAIIQGQLFKKGLSQPLLKCLRPDQMDYVLREVHEGCCGHHIEGKALARKLVRADYYWPSMMSDSKEFGLKKRLDQKKGAWTDELASVICSYRTTQQSSTEETPFRLTYGVDAIIPVEIGESSPRLLLGGVEEAVEKDLIDEAREIAHLSETALKQRIALRYNAKVLRREFEQSDLVLQRNDVGLPTPGEGKLAANWEGPYRVKEVLGNGAYKLERLDGKEVPRTWNVSKRSTGSID, encoded by the exons ATGGACCCAATCACCAATTTCTTGGAAAGCAGCAAACTCCCCAGTGACGAGAAGTTGGCAAACACGATAAAGCGAGAGGCGGCCAAGTATGCGATCATACAAGGTCAGTTGTTTAAGAAAGGGCTTAGCCAACCCCTGTTAAAGTGCCTGCGTCCCGACCAAATGGACTACGTGCTTAGAGAAGTCCACGAAGGATGTTGTGGTCACCACATCGAGGGAAAGGCCTTAGCCAGAAAGCTCGTTAGAGCCGATTATTACTGGCCCTCTATGATGTCGGATTCTAAGGAATTC GGCCTCAAAAAGCGACTTGACCAGAAAAAGGGAGCATGGACAGACGAGTTGGCCTCGGTCATCTGTTCCTATCGCACAACTCAGCAATCGTCTACCGAGGAGACCCCCTTTCGACTCACATATGGGGTAGATGCCATaatacccgtggagatcggtgaATCGAGCCCACGGCTACTCTTGGGAGGAGTCGAAGAAGCCGTAGAAAAGGACTTGATAGACGAGGCTAGGGAGATAGCCCACTTATCGGAGACGGCGTTGAAGCAGAGGATAGCCCTTCGTTACAACGCCAAAGTACTCAGGAGAGAGTTTGAGCAGAGCGACCTGGTCTTGCAACGTAACGATGTTGGACTACCGACACctggggaaggaaagctggcggcgAATTGGGAAGGCCCATACAGGGTGAAGGAGGTGCTCGGCAACGGCGCCTACAAACTGGAACGGCTTGATGGCAAAGAAGTGCCGAGGACTTGGAACGTGAGCAAGCGTTCTACTggttcaatcgattga
- the LOC112750807 gene encoding protein KINESIN LIGHT CHAIN-RELATED 2, giving the protein MPGLAMDELHVNSAKEEHSGSYTPHKENFNNQQASPRSTLSPRSIQSDSIDLAIDGVVDTSIEQLYHNVCEMRSSDHSPSRASFFSYGEESRIDSELCHLVGDIAGLDITKKVVRENNEDSNGNGNVSGNESTKKENNLSPNSKVIEESEKSTRGSKKLRERPSKKERGARKSNGLYHMRRYKSLGLMKGIEDPLASGLDNPELGPFLLKQTRDLIASGENPRKALDLALRALKSFETCAIDGKPSLEMVMCLHVLASIYCNMGQYNEAIPILERSIEIPVLEDGQDHALAKFAGCMQLGDTYAIMGQIENSLLFYTAGLEIQGQILGETDPRYGETCRYVAEAHVQALQFDEAEKICQTALEIHKGNSSPDSLEEAADRRLMGLICDSKGDYEAALEHYVLASMAMSANGHEVDVATIDCSIGDAYLSLARYDEAVFSYQKALTVFKSTKGENHPTVGSVYVRLADLYNKIGKFKESKSYCENALRIYGKIKPGIPSEDIASGLIDVAAIYQSMNDLEKGLKLLKKALKIYGNAPGQQSTVAGIEAQMGVMYYMLGNYADSYNIFKSSIAKFRASGEKKSALFGIALNQMGLACVQRYAINEAADLFEEARTILEKEYGPYHPDTLGVYSNLAGTYDAMGRVDDAIEILEYVVGMREEKLGTANPDVDDEKRRLAELLKEAGRARNRKTRRSLETLLDANSHLIKENFIKV; this is encoded by the exons ATGCCTGGGTTAGCAATGGATGAGTTACATGTAAATAGTGCAAAAGAAGAACATAGTGGGAGTTACACACCCCACAAGGAAAATTTCAACAATCAACAAGCATCTCCAAGGAGCACGCTGAGTCCAAGGAGCATTCAAAGTGACTCAATTGATTTGGCCATCGATGGTGTGGTGGACACCTCCATTGAGCAATTGTATCACAATGTCTGCGAGATGCGAAGCTCCGATCACTCACCATCCAGAGCTAGTTTCTTCTCGTATGGAGAAGAGTCAAGGATTGATTCAGAGCTTTGCCATCTTGTTGGTGACATTGCAGGTTTGGACATCACAAAGAAGGTTGTCAGAGAGAACAATGAGGATTCCAATGGCAATGGCAATGTTAGTGGTAATGAATCCACAAAGAAGGAAAATAACCTCTCACCAAACTCAAAGGTCATTGAAGAATCAGAAAAATCGACTCGAGGAAGCAAGAAATTGCGCGAGAGGCCGTCCAAGAAGGAGAGGGGTGCTAGAAAATCAAATGGTCTTTACCATATGAGGAGGTACAAGAGTCTTGGTTTAATGAAGGGGATTGAGGATCCTCTTGCTTCTGGTTTAGATAATCCAGAATTGGGACCTTTCTTGCTTAAGCAAACAAGGGATTTGATTGCTTCGGGTGAGAATCCAAGGAAGGCTCTTGATTTGGCTCTTAGAGCCTTGAAATCATTTGAGACTTGTGCTATTGATGGAAAACCAAGTTTGGAAATGGTTATGTGCCTCCATGTCTTGGCATCAATATACTGTAATATGGGACAGTACAATGAGGCCATTCCAATTCTTGAGCGTTCGATTGAAATTCCGGTTTTGGAGGATGGCCAGGATCATGCACTAGCAAAATTTGCAGGTTGCATGCAATTGGGTGATACTTATGCAATAATGGGTCAGATTGAGAATTCTCTGCTGTTTTACACAGCAGGCCTAGAAATTCAAGGGCAAATCCTGGGGGAAACGGATCCAAGATATGGTGAGACATGCCGGTATGTAGCCGAGGCGCATGTTCAGGCATTGCAGTTTGATGAGGCTGAGAAGATTTGTCAGACAGCTCTTGAAATTCACAAGGGAAACAGTTCACCAGATTCACTTGAGGAAGCGGCCGATAGAAGACTAATGGGGCTTATTTGTGATTCAAAGGGTGACTATGAGGCTGCACTCGAGCACTATGTTCTTGCAAGCATGGCTATGTCAGCAAATGGCCATGAAGTAGATGTTGCCACCATTGATTGCAGCATTGGTGACGCGTATCTCTCTTTGGCGCGCTATGATGAGGCGGTATTCTCTTATCAAAAGGCACTTACTGTGTTCAAATCAACCAAAGGAGAGAACCATCCGACGGTTGGTTCAGTTTATGTCCGGTTAGCCGACCTGTATAACAAGATAGGAAAGTTCAAGGAATCAAAATCTTACTGCGAAAATGCGCTGAGAATCTATGGGAAGATCAAACCAGGGATCCCCTCAGAAGACATTGCTAGtggtttgattgatgttgccgcGATATACCAATCAATGAATGATTTGGAGAAAGGGTTGAAGCTTTTGAAGAAGGCTTTGAAGATATATGGTAATGCACCTGGACAACAAAGCACTGTTGCAGGGATTGAGGCACAGATGGGGGTAATGTATTACATGCTAGGGAACTATGCTGATTCCTATAACATCTTTAAGAGTTCCATTGCCAAGTTTCGCGCAAGCGGAGAGAAGAAATCAGCTTTGTTTGGGATTGCTTTGAACCAAATGGGGCTTGCTTGCGTGCAGCGTTATGCTATAAATGAAGCCGCGGATTTGTTTGAAGAGGCTAGGACAATATTGGAAAAAGAGTATGGTCCATATCATCCAGACACCTTAGGTGTCTATAGCAATCTTGCAGGAACCTATGATGCAATGGGCAG AGTGGATGATgccattgagattttggaatatGTAGTTGGAATGAGAGAAGAGAAGCTTGGAACAGCAAATCCTGATGTGGATGATGAGAAGCGTAGGTTGGCAGAGTTATTAAAAGAAGCAGGAAGGGCTCGGAACAGGAAAACAAGGAGGTCACTGGAAACTCTTCTTGATGCAAACTCACACCTCATAAAAGAAAATTTCATCAAGGTATAA
- the LOC140179342 gene encoding uncharacterized protein has protein sequence MGATPFTERILKEKLPKGFDKPTDMKYDRTKDSQEHLTAFKVRMNLEGAADAVRGRAFPVTLAGPAIKWFNALPNGFITGFHDISRKFMAQFTTRITKAKHPIRLLGVTQRRDESTRKYLDRFNDECLTVDGLTDSVASLCLTNGLMNEDFRKHLTTRPMWTMHEIQSVAKEYKTTRK, from the coding sequence ATGGGAGCCACTCCCTTCACTGAAAGAATCTTGAAAGAAAAACTTCCTAAAGGCTTCGACAAACCTACAGATATGAAGTACGACAGAACCAAGGACTCCCAGGAGCACCTAACGGCCTTCAAGGtcaggatgaacctggaaggggCCGCTGACGCGGTCCGAGGTAGggccttcccggtaaccctagCCGGGCCAGCGAttaaatggttcaacgccctccccaaCGGATTCATAACTGGCTTCCACGATATATCACGGAAGTTCATGGCCCAATTCACCACCAGAATCACCAAAGCTAAACACCCTATCAGATTATTGGGAGTCACCCAGAGACGAGACGAGTCCACGAGAAAATACCTCGATCGCTTCAACGATGAATGTTTAACGGTCGACGGACTGACAGACTCAGTCGCAAGCCTTTGCCTAACTAACGGGCTCATGAATGAAGACTTCCGGAAACACCTAACTACCAGACCAATGtggaccatgcacgagatccagaGCGTCGCAAAGGAGTACAAAACGACAAGGAAGTAA